CCGCCGATGATGGCCGCAGGCGCCATTGCCGAGGCGGCGGACGCCGGGATCAAGCTTATCGTCTGTATCACTGAAGGCGTGCCGGTCCTCGATATGACCCGGATCATGCCCTTCGTTCGCGAGCGGGGTGCCCGGCTGATCGGGCCGAACTGTCCTGGCCTGATCACGCCGGGCGTGGCCAAGGTCGGCATCATTCCTGGGCAGATTTGCGCCCCTGGCAGGGTGGGGCTCGTGTCGCGTAGCGGTACGCTGACGTATGAGGTCGTCAACCAGCTCACCAAGAACGGCATCGGCCAGAGCACCTGCGTTGGCATCGGCGGCGATCCGATCATCGGCACCAACTTCATCGATGTGCTGGGCGCCTTCCAGGACGATCCGGATACCGATCTGATCGTCATGATGGGCGAAATCGGGGGAACCGACGAGCAGAATGCGGCCGCCTTCGTCAAAGCCAATCTGACCAAGCCGGTCATCGGCTTCATTGCCGGGCAGACCGCGCCGCCGGGTCGGCGGATGGGTCATGCCGGTGCCATCGTCTCGGGGTCGTCAGGCACGGCGGCGGAAAAGATCGAAGCGTTCAAGGCTGCCGGGATCGGGGTGATGGAACGCCCGGTCGACGTGGTTCGTCTCGTCAACGAAAAGCTGGGAGCCAAGGCCGGGCGCTAAGCCCGGTCGGCATCCGATCGACAGTATCGTCAGGGAGAAGACATGGCAGGTCGTCAGACGTTGGGAATCGTGAAGCCGGACGCCGTTGCGGCTGGCAACCTGGGCAACATCGTGGCCAATCTCGAGCAGCGTGGCTTCACGATTCGCGCCGGTCGCCTGGTGCGCCTCTCCCGGGCTCAGGCCGAGGCGTTCTATGAGGTACACCGAGGACGGCCGTTCTACGGTGAGCTGGTCGACTTCATGTCCAGCGGGCCGTGCTTCCCCATGGCGCTCGAACGCGATGATGCGGTTGCCGCGTTCCGAGCCGCGATCGGCGCCACGGACCCAGCCGAAGCGGCGGCCGGAACGATCCGCAAGCTCTACGCGGAGTCCAAGGGTAAGAACGCCGTGCACGGTTCGGATAGCGATGAGAACGCCGCGCGCGAGATTGCCTTTTTCTTCTCCGAATCCGAGCGCGCGGGGCTCTGGGGGTAGGGGGAGGTTGGTACCTCGGTTCGGCTTGCCGTAACCCCGCACCTGGAATAGCTTTAAGGGCTATGCTCCGAATCGATATTCGGGAGCTCCATCGGGGGCCGGTCGAGACCGTCGGGTCGCTCGCGCCGACGGCGCCGCTCTGGGAAGGGCTGGGGCTCGAGTTTGCCGGGCCCGTGGCGGTTTCCGGTCGGCTCGAGGCCAGCGGTCGGGATGATTACCGATGGCGGGGCCGGATCCGTGGCGAGGTGAAGGCAACCTGTCGCCGGTGTTTGACGGAGTTCATCCAGGCGGTCGATACGCCCATCGAGGCGCTGTTTTCGGCCAATCCGGACCTGGAAGACGATCCGACAGTCTACCTGCTCGAGGAGCCGGTAACGCACGTCGACGTCTCCAAGGCGGTCCGCGAGGAGCTGGGTCTCGCGCTCACGGCGTACCCGCTGTGCCGCGAGAATTGTGCGGGGTTGTGTCCGCACTGTGGAGCAGACTTGAACCAGGGCCCCTGCCGGTGCGGGCCCGTGTCACCCTAGGGGAATCCCATGGCAGTACCGAAGAGAAAGACCTCGAAGTCGCGCAAGCGGATGCGCCGCAGTCACCATTCCGCCGCCTCCACGGCGCTGCAGGCATGCTCCCGGTGTGGTTCGCCGCGCCTCCCGCATCGGGTCTGCGGATCGTGCGGGTACTACGCCGGTAAGAAGCGTCTCCCGGTCGAGGATTGACGAACGTGGTTCGCGTCGTCGTCGACGCGATGGGCAGCGATCACGCCCCTTTGACGGAAGTCGAAGGCGCGGTTCGCGCGTTGGCGGAATTGCCCCCCACATTCGTCGTTCAGCTGGTTGGCCCCGCCGACCAGCTGGAGGCAGCCCTTGCCAGTCATCCCGACGTCGATCGGAGCCGGCTTCTCGTCGTCGATGCGCCTGAGGTCATCGGGATGGGTGAGAAGCCCCTCGAGGCGGTGCGCAAGAAGCGGAAAAGCAGCATCGTGGTCGGACTGGGTGTTCAAGCGGCTGGCCAGAGCGATGCCTTCGTTTCCGCCGGGAATACCGGTGCGGTCCTGGCCGCGTCCACGATCGTGCTTGGCCTCCATCCGGGGGTCGAGCGGGCCACCGTCGGAACCCTGCTGCCCAGCGTCGACGGCCCCGTTCTGATGCTGGATGCGGGCGCCAATCTCGATTGCTCGGCTCGTGAGCTACTTGGCTTTGCCAGCCTCGGCTCGATCTACATGCGCGACGTTCTGAACCGGCGCTCCCCGACCGTCGGCCTGCTCAACGTGGGCGAAGAGGAAGGCAAGGGAACGGCCATCGTCAAAGAGGCGCATGAGCTGCTCAAACATGCCAGCGGTTTCACCTACCTTGGCAACATCGAAGGCCGGGACATTCTGGCCGGACACTCGAAACGGGGCCGAGTCGATGTCGTCGTCTGCGACGGCTTCGTCGGCAACGTGGTACTCAAGTTTTATGAATCGGTGCTCGGCTTGATTCGTCATCTGGCAGACGGAGAGGGCCTCTGGGAACTGCCTGCTGCGCAGCGGGCCTTCCGGTCGCTCGACTATTCTCAATATGGGGGCGCCCCGCTCCTGGGCGTCAAAGGGCTCTCGGTGATCTGTCACGGGAGTTCCAACTCCAACGCCATCATGAATGCGATTCGAGTTGCGGTCCATGCGGTCGAACGCGGCCTGAATCAGCATATCGGTCTCGAGTTCGCGGGTCACGAGGCGTTGGGCCAAGCCTAGATGCGCCAGCCGATCGCCCGGATTGCCGGGGTCGGCGCCGCGGCGCCGATCGAGGTGGTCACCAACGCCGATCTCGAGCGGACCCTGGATACCAGCGATGCGTGGATCGTCGAGCGCACCGGCATTCGTGAGCGGCGACGCCTTCCTGCGGACCGAGCGTTGTCGGACCTCTTCGTCGAGGCTTCGCTGACGGCTCTCGGCCGCGCCGGTTTGCCGTTTTCGGCAATCGACACCATCGCCTGCGGCACGGTGACGCCGGATCGCCGGCTCCCCTCGACCGCGTGCGAGGTGCAGGCCAAGCTGGGCGGCGGGACCGCCGCGGCCTTCGACATCGTCGCGGCATGTCCCGGCTGGCTCTATACGCTGACGGTCGCCGAGGGGCTGATCGCAAGCGGAGCAAGCAGGAACGTTCTGGCACTCGGCGGCGATCGGCTCAGTTCGATTACCAACTTTGCCGACCGCAACACGGCCGTTCTCTTCGGCGATGGCGCTGGCGCTGCCGTGCTGGTGCCGGCCACCGACGAGCGCGGGATTCTCGCGACCTCGATTGGTGCGGATGGCTCGCTGGCGAATCTGCTATACATTCCAGAGGGCGGTTCGTCGCAGCCGCCGACCGAAGCCGGCGTCCGCGAAGGGTTGTACACGATCCGGATGGCCGGACGCGAGGTGTTCAAAGTGGCGGTCCGCCGGATGGCGCAGGCATGCCATCAGGCGCTGGGCAAAGCGGGGGTGCGACCGGAAGACATCGACCTGCTGGTCCCGCACCAGGCGAACATCCGGATCATTCACGCCACCGCCGCCGAAGCAGGCGTTCCGCTCGACAAAGTGATGATCAATATCGATCGCTACGGGAACACCTCGTCGGGGTCGATTCCGCTGGCGCTGGCGCAAGCTGAGCAGGAAGGGCGGCTCAAGCCCGGCATGATTGTCCTGCTGGTGACGTTCGGAGCCGGCTTTACCTGGGGAGCCGTGGTGATCCGATGGTAGCTGACGTTCTGATCTTCCCGGGCCAAGGGGCCCAGAAAATCGGCATGGCGCGCGACCTGGCCGAACGGTTTCCTGCCGCTCGGTCCGTGCTGCTGGAAATCGAAGAGGCGCTCGGGATTCCCCTGACGCGGATCATGTGGGACGGCCCCGAGGCGGAGTTGCTCGAGACCCGGAATACGCAGCCGGCCATTCTGGCCCACTCCGCGGCCGTCCTTGCCGTGGTAGCCGGGCGGTTGGGGCCCGTCGTCGGCGCCGCCGGTCACAGCCTGGGCGAGTACAGTGCCTATCACGCCGCTGGAGCCCTGAGCGCGGTCGATGCGGCCCGCCTGGTTCGCCGGCGGGGTGAGTTGATGCACCAGGCCGGACAAGCCCGTCCCGGGGCGATGGCGGCCGTGCTCGGCCTCGACGGTGCCCAGGTCCAGGCCCTGTGTGCCGAGGCTTCTGCGGCGGGCGGTGGCGTCGTGGTTGCCGCGAACCTGAACGCCCCGGAGCAGACCGTGATCTCCGGCGATCCGGAGGCGGTCGCTCGTGCCGGCGACGCCGCCAAGGCCTCGGGCGCCAAGCGAGTGCTGCCCCTCAACGTGAGCGGCGCCTTCCATTCGCCGTTGATGGCGCCTGCGGCGGAAGGCTTGGCCCGAGCCTTGGCGGACGTCGCCATGGCGGATCCGGCGTATCCGGTGGTGGCGAACGCCGTTGCCGGTCCTGTCACGACCGCCGCCGAAGCGCGCCGGCTGCTGGTCGAGCAACTCACCGCGCCGGTTCGCTGGGTCGAGTCCGCTCAGGTGCTCGCGGGCCTCGCCCCGGCGGTTCGTTTCGTCGAACTCGGGCCCGGTACGGTCCTCAGCGGACTGGTCAAGCGGATCGTGCCCGGAGCCCAGTGTGTGACCCTGGGAACCGCGGCAGAAGTGGAGAAGTTCCTCGCATGAGTATCGCAATCGATCTGACCGGCCAGGTGGCGTTCGTCACGGGCAGTACTCGTGGCATTGGTCTCGAGCTGGCTCGGACGCTGCGCAGCGCCGGTGCCAGGGTCGCGGTGGTCGGCCGTAATGCCGAGCAGGCTCGCGCGGTTGCGGCAACGCTTGGGGACGGCGCGGTTGGTGTCGGCTGCGATGTCAGTGATGCGGCACAGGTCGAGGCGGCCATTGCCCAGGCCGAACAGGCGCTCGGGCCGATTTCCATCCTGATCAATAACGCGGGGCTCACCCGCGACAATCTGCTCCTCCGCCTCAGCGGCGAGGAGTGGGATCAAGTGCTCGACGCCAACCTCAAGGGTGCCTTTCACACCACCAAGGCGGTCATCAAGGGCATGATGAAGCGCCGGGCGGGCCGGATTATCAACATCACCAGCGTGGTCGGGCTGACCGGAAACAAGGGCCAGGCCAATTACGCCGCCAGCAAGGCCGGATTGATCGGCTTCAGCAAGTCGGTGGCCAAGGAGTATGCCAGTCGGGGTGTGCTGGTCAACTGTATCGCACCCGGATTCATCGAGACAGACATGACGGCTGCCTTGCCAGCCGAGGCGCAAGCCGCGTTATTATCCCAAATCGCGTTGGGTCGGTTAGGGCAGCCCGCCGATATTGCCGGTGCGGTGCTCTTCCTCGCTTCCGATCTTGCCCGCTATGTGACCGGACAGGTCCTGGTGGTCGACGGGGGCATGGTCATTTAACTCTGAGGATGACATGAGCGACATGGAAGAAAAGGTCAAAGACATCATCGCCGAAGAGTTGGGCGTCGAACGCGAAAAGCTTACCGAAACGGCGAGCTTCATGGAGGACCTCGGCGCCGACTCCCTCGACACGGTCGAGTTGGTCATGGCGTTCGAGAAAGAGTTCGACATCGACATTCCGGACGAGGAAGCCGAGAAGCTCAAGACGGTCGGCGATGCCCTGCGGTATCTCCGGGAGAAGCTGGGGAACAAATAGGTGGCGGCGCCGACCCGTGTGGTGGTCACCGGCTTGGGCATGCTCACGCCGGTGGGCCTCTCGACCGAGGAGAGCTGGAGCAACCTGCTGGCCGGGAAGTCCGGCGCTGCGCCGATCACCAAGTTCGACCCGAGTCCGCTGCAGGTACGATTTGCCTGCGAAGTCAAAGGCTTCGACCCGCTGCAGTACATGGACAGGAAAGAGGCCCGAAGGTACGACCTCTTTTTGCAGCTGGCGCTCGCTGCAGCGCACCAGGCGGTGACGCAGGCTGGGCTCGAGGGCAAGTTCCCCGATCCGCTGCGGAGCGGCGTCATCATCGGCAGTGGCATCGGCGGAATGATGACGTTCGAGGAGCAGTGCCTGACCTACCTCCAGAAGGGGCCGGATCGGGTCTCGCCCTTCTTCGTTCCGATGTTCATTCCGGACATCGCGGCGGGAATCGTGTCGATCCGGTATGGCCTCAAGGGGCCGAATTTCGCGACCGTGTCGGCCTGTGCTTCGTCGGCGCACGCCATCGGTGAGGCGTACGACCAGATCCGGCTCGGTCGAGCCGACTGCATTGTGGCCGGTGGCTCGGAAGCAGCCATCACCGGGTTAGCCATTGCGGGCTTCCAGAACATGAAGGCACTGTCCACCCGGAACGACGCGCCGGAGCTGGCGAGCCGACCCTTCGAT
The Gemmatimonadales bacterium genome window above contains:
- a CDS encoding ketoacyl-ACP synthase III, whose translation is MRQPIARIAGVGAAAPIEVVTNADLERTLDTSDAWIVERTGIRERRRLPADRALSDLFVEASLTALGRAGLPFSAIDTIACGTVTPDRRLPSTACEVQAKLGGGTAAAFDIVAACPGWLYTLTVAEGLIASGASRNVLALGGDRLSSITNFADRNTAVLFGDGAGAAVLVPATDERGILATSIGADGSLANLLYIPEGGSSQPPTEAGVREGLYTIRMAGREVFKVAVRRMAQACHQALGKAGVRPEDIDLLVPHQANIRIIHATAAEAGVPLDKVMINIDRYGNTSSGSIPLALAQAEQEGRLKPGMIVLLVTFGAGFTWGAVVIRW
- a CDS encoding acyl carrier protein yields the protein MSDMEEKVKDIIAEELGVEREKLTETASFMEDLGADSLDTVELVMAFEKEFDIDIPDEEAEKLKTVGDALRYLREKLGNK
- the fabG gene encoding 3-oxoacyl-[acyl-carrier-protein] reductase; this translates as MSIAIDLTGQVAFVTGSTRGIGLELARTLRSAGARVAVVGRNAEQARAVAATLGDGAVGVGCDVSDAAQVEAAIAQAEQALGPISILINNAGLTRDNLLLRLSGEEWDQVLDANLKGAFHTTKAVIKGMMKRRAGRIINITSVVGLTGNKGQANYAASKAGLIGFSKSVAKEYASRGVLVNCIAPGFIETDMTAALPAEAQAALLSQIALGRLGQPADIAGAVLFLASDLARYVTGQVLVVDGGMVI
- the rpmF gene encoding 50S ribosomal protein L32 → MAVPKRKTSKSRKRMRRSHHSAASTALQACSRCGSPRLPHRVCGSCGYYAGKKRLPVED
- the plsX gene encoding phosphate acyltransferase PlsX encodes the protein MVRVVVDAMGSDHAPLTEVEGAVRALAELPPTFVVQLVGPADQLEAALASHPDVDRSRLLVVDAPEVIGMGEKPLEAVRKKRKSSIVVGLGVQAAGQSDAFVSAGNTGAVLAASTIVLGLHPGVERATVGTLLPSVDGPVLMLDAGANLDCSARELLGFASLGSIYMRDVLNRRSPTVGLLNVGEEEGKGTAIVKEAHELLKHASGFTYLGNIEGRDILAGHSKRGRVDVVVCDGFVGNVVLKFYESVLGLIRHLADGEGLWELPAAQRAFRSLDYSQYGGAPLLGVKGLSVICHGSSNSNAIMNAIRVAVHAVERGLNQHIGLEFAGHEALGQA
- the ndk gene encoding nucleoside-diphosphate kinase gives rise to the protein MAGRQTLGIVKPDAVAAGNLGNIVANLEQRGFTIRAGRLVRLSRAQAEAFYEVHRGRPFYGELVDFMSSGPCFPMALERDDAVAAFRAAIGATDPAEAAAGTIRKLYAESKGKNAVHGSDSDENAAREIAFFFSESERAGLWG
- the fabD gene encoding ACP S-malonyltransferase, whose protein sequence is MVADVLIFPGQGAQKIGMARDLAERFPAARSVLLEIEEALGIPLTRIMWDGPEAELLETRNTQPAILAHSAAVLAVVAGRLGPVVGAAGHSLGEYSAYHAAGALSAVDAARLVRRRGELMHQAGQARPGAMAAVLGLDGAQVQALCAEASAAGGGVVVAANLNAPEQTVISGDPEAVARAGDAAKASGAKRVLPLNVSGAFHSPLMAPAAEGLARALADVAMADPAYPVVANAVAGPVTTAAEARRLLVEQLTAPVRWVESAQVLAGLAPAVRFVELGPGTVLSGLVKRIVPGAQCVTLGTAAEVEKFLA
- a CDS encoding DUF177 domain-containing protein, with the translated sequence MLRIDIRELHRGPVETVGSLAPTAPLWEGLGLEFAGPVAVSGRLEASGRDDYRWRGRIRGEVKATCRRCLTEFIQAVDTPIEALFSANPDLEDDPTVYLLEEPVTHVDVSKAVREELGLALTAYPLCRENCAGLCPHCGADLNQGPCRCGPVSP
- the fabF gene encoding beta-ketoacyl-ACP synthase II — its product is MLTPVGLSTEESWSNLLAGKSGAAPITKFDPSPLQVRFACEVKGFDPLQYMDRKEARRYDLFLQLALAAAHQAVTQAGLEGKFPDPLRSGVIIGSGIGGMMTFEEQCLTYLQKGPDRVSPFFVPMFIPDIAAGIVSIRYGLKGPNFATVSACASSAHAIGEAYDQIRLGRADCIVAGGSEAAITGLAIAGFQNMKALSTRNDAPELASRPFDRGRDGFVLGDGSAMVVLESLDHAVKRGATIIGEVLGYGLSGDAHHMTAPSPDGEGARRAMQLCLADNAVDPARVGYVNAHGTSTPLGDVAETSAVKQVFGDHARNLIFGSSKSMTGHLLGAAGAVEFGVALLAATTGQIPPTINQTDADPDCDLFSAPNQMVERPIDVALSNSFGFGGHNVTLAVSAYRE
- the sucD gene encoding succinate--CoA ligase subunit alpha, whose product is MSIFVNQATRLVVQGITGRDGSFHSKQMLAYGTNLVAGVTPGKGGQTFEGSVPVFNTVAEAVRDAGANTSVIYVPPMMAAGAIAEAADAGIKLIVCITEGVPVLDMTRIMPFVRERGARLIGPNCPGLITPGVAKVGIIPGQICAPGRVGLVSRSGTLTYEVVNQLTKNGIGQSTCVGIGGDPIIGTNFIDVLGAFQDDPDTDLIVMMGEIGGTDEQNAAAFVKANLTKPVIGFIAGQTAPPGRRMGHAGAIVSGSSGTAAEKIEAFKAAGIGVMERPVDVVRLVNEKLGAKAGR